The genome window cgtattgtttgatcacacatcATAAAATAGACAACAGTTAGAGTTGGCCTGAAAGCCTTGAAAGTTGACTctctttattaaaaatctttatctTTGCAAGTCTTTTCTaactattctttttcatttttctgtctgtatTGATTTGTAATTATTGGAGAacttaaagcaagaaaaagagatTGGTTCCCAGTGCATTCTAAAGCTTTTAATTGCTGATTGAGTTCTGGGCACCTATAATATTGAATTGCAGAGGCCTACAGGCTATAAAATACAACTGTGTTCATGCCTGAATCACATTATTCCTTTACTTGTAAGCAAAATGCCATAGAACATTTAGCTCTTTTAGTGCATTTTTTACCTACAGCCAGGACTAAAGAATTGGGAGTGGTGAGCagaatgtttctttattttaagctTCAGTTCTCTCAGTGCAAATATTTGACTCTCACCAGAGGAGTTTAACCTCAGTATCTCTGCTTGCAGGCAAAATGAAGGACCGGCTGTCAGACCTTCTGGAGTTATCCAAGCAGTATGACCAGCACTTCCCAGATGGGGATATTGAACTTGACTCTCCCCACGAGGACATCGAGTTTGAGACGGACCACCTCCTGGAGTCCTTGTACCGAGATATCCAGGACCTTCAGTATGAAAACCAGCAGTTGATGGTTGATGTGAAGCGGCTGGGAAAGCAGAACGTCCGCTTCCTCACATCCATGCGGCGTCTCAGCAGCATCAAGCGAGACACCAACTCAATTGCCAAGGACATCAAGGCTCGCGGGGAGAGCATCCACCGCAAGCTGTGCGCCATGAAGGTTCTGAGCGAGGAGGCGGAGGCCCAGCATGGCCCGCACTCGGCGGTGGCGCGCATCGCGCGCGCACAGTACAGCGCGCTCACCCGCAACTTCCAGCGCGCCATGCACGAGTACAACCAGGCGGAGATGAAGCAACGCGACAACTGCAAGATCCGCATTCAGCGCCAGCTGGAGATCATGGGCAAGGACGTCTCAGGCGACCAGATAGAGGACATGTTCGAGCAGGGCAAGTGGGACGTGTTCTCCGAGAACCTCCTGGCGGATGTGAAGGGTGCGCGGGCGGCCCTCAACGAGATCGAGAGTCGTCACCGCGAGTTGCTGCGGCTCGAGACCCGCATCCGCGACATTCACGACCTCTTCCTGCAGATGGCCATGCTGGTGGAGGAGCAGGCCGAAACCCTGAACGTCATCGAGTTCAACGTGGAGAAGACCCTCGACTACACCGGCCAGGCCAAGGCGCACGTGAAGAAGACTCTGGAGTACAAGAAGAAGAACCCCTGCCGGACcatctgctgcttctgctgccccTGCCTCAACTAACAGGCTGGCCTGGGCCGTCACGCGCCGTCCCAAGGGGAATGGGGGGGGGGAGCGCACTGGGAAAGACTTGGGGGCCCTCTTCATTGGGGTGAGTTGTCCCAATCCCTGTGGACCTCAGTCTTTAGAGAAAGAATAAACTCCAGGTCCACGAATTTCAACCCAGCCCATGCTTGGGAAGATGGGTGATGCTGTAGGATGTCTCTTCAGTAAGGGCAGATACCGACTGAAGTTGTGTGAGGTCATGAAGCGGCACGTTGTGCCCTGGCGCCCTTAATGGGAGACAAATAAAGAACTGATGTTATACAGCGGGTTGTAGTATAAATGTCCAAGACATGTTTGCTCATGACATTCTGGGAGGAAGTCAGTTCCGCATTGGCCAGTAGTGTGCACTCATTAGCAAAACTTCAATTCATTTGCGCTGTCCTGAAAGTGCCTTGGTTGTGTTCGGTTTCACGTGAAATTGGCCTTGGGAAAAATTGtacatctttcatttctgattcttcaTCTGGTTTGTGCTGTGTGATTCCTGCCTAGATGTATAACTTCTTTCTGCTCATCTCCCCTACTTACTAAATCACATTTAACACTCATTTTTTCCTTACGTCTTCACTTATACTATCTTctatgaaaacatattttggaatttttttccaaatatttttaagcacTGAATATTGAATGAGCACTCGAAGGATGTATCagtcacatttttatatttttttcataaataaaaataatttaaaatttaccttttttaccTGATTATTATgaatgcacatatatatgtaactgTGAAGTACTAATATTAACTAATAGTGTACATAATGACTAACTGGTTTTAGctttacttttgtaaataaagcaaaacactTTTACTGGTTATTAGTGTTGGTTTTCTAGTTTTGAGTTTATCTTACTCTCATCTGTATCTCCAGTCCAGTTTGAgtcaaaactttattttgaacaaCTCTGTTGGTTGTACTGATAATGACAGATGTCAAAGGCTGAAAATGCATACAGAGCTAGCGATAACAAAATAACATTCTTGGAAATATTACTTTTGTTTCACTGTGGACCATTCCTTTCATGTATTGAAAtggagtaatttaaaataaaataatcctgtTTTTCAAGTTagtttaataaatgttacattATAAATATCCCTTTTATGTATTTGTGTCTTGACCATTTAAATCTTGGTCAGTTTACTTTTTCagctgttgttttaaaaaattcttctacTGGCTGCTTAAGGCTGCAAAACATCTGGATGGAATTCtgaatagagaaggaaaaaatgaaaaaaatcacatgggggtgtcttcctttctcttctaagtTACAGTAGTTTAGTAAAATCATCATGTTTTGGAGATTTGGTTTCATTTGCAAACTTTGTAATGCCCTTACCCACGTTTACCATGTTTCCTGTCTTCTGAGTCAACGCTGAACTCTTTCTAtccattatttaataaatgagtgaattttcAGTTCCTGCAGACAGTGAAATATTAAAGGGAGTAGAAAGAAGAGTGTGTGAACTGTTTGGAACTCAGTGACTAATTTTCTTATGACCGTGATAATCTAGCCCTGCacctaattttaatttcatgGTTAAATATGAGAATTGTGGAAACCAAGTCCCGTTGGATTCTTCTCATATTTCTCCCAATTTCTTTCTCAGCTAACTCCAGGGATGTTTCACCTTTGATCTAATTTGACCTAATTCctttctcctaaaaaaaaaaaaaaaaaagtcttcacaTAGCTCCATTGCTATGTCTTCCTGAAGAGAAGAGATATTGTACATAGAGACCGCCAGCTAGTTTCCACAAGAGAGAATAGTTCATGCATTTGACTTGTTTAAAcccataaaacattttctttgcttaGAACCATTCATGAAAGTAAAGGAATTTGCAGGCTctgtgtataatatttttaaaattccccatATTTCCATTGGAGAATTAGGTAAAAACTGTCCTTTGATATACTTAGAGATTAGTGAATTTTTGCCTATAAAAAGGCAAgaatttttcctgctttttagTGAACATCTAGGTGTGTTATAGTGGCTGAGAGCACAGATTCAGGACCCGAGTTTCCTGGTTTAAATGCTGACTCTGCCTCATGCTAGCCATATGACTTGGCACACTACTTAACTTGactatctgtgcctcagtttcctcatctgtaaaatggatacaataggacctacctcacagagttgttttaagaaggaaatgaCTAAATATGTAGAAGAACTTAGAACAGCCCCTGGCACATGCGAAGCACAATGATCCTTATTGTTATTATGCAACTTTCTTGTAGACTGAGAGAGCTGTTACTGAAGTAAATGAATAGTTATTAACttctgaggaaaaataaatgcttactcTTCTGTTAATAGTCTTTAATATGTGGAATAAAGAAATCAAGACCCTATCTTCTTTGACTATTAgggtgttttttccccctataatGAAAAACCTATTTTCATCATGGCATTTCTATTCCTTCTTATAGCCAAACatagtctgaaaaaaaaaaaaaaaaggagatgttCCATTCCAAGAACAGTTAAGCCAGAAGCAGCTGTTCTGCTCAATTTGGCAAGTGCTTTCCCCTGATTCTTCCCaagctgtgagccaggaagcCCCAGAAGTAGGTCAGCTGTGGAGGCCGGGTCACAGGAGACCCAAGGGAAGGGATCAGTTGGCTTTTCCCATATCCTGCCCTGTTTCCCCAAAGCCCTTCTTGGCTCTGACTGCCACACCAAGCTGTGGGTGACACGCTGGctttttctttaggaaagagTTCTCCAGCGCCACCAAAAGATGCTGTCGAGTTTGCTGTACCCGGCCCCATAATGCTCTCTTGGCAAACTCTGGAGAGTAATTTTGGGCAAGAAGAAGACTTGGCGGCACATATGCAAAATTCATACATTAATGTCATTTAGTGTATGAAATGCAAGAACCCACCACAAAAAACAATAGAGTCTTCAGGAGCTGAAGGTAGAAATCTTTTAAACCTGTTTCAACCTACACAGTGACTTCTTCCAGCTAGCCAAATGGCAACGCTTACAGCCAAAACCACAGCGGATAGATGGTGACAACTCCAGAAATACCAGAGTAGGAAAGATGCTCACCTTGGAGGCATCTGTTTCCAGGATAATctgaattacaatttttaaaaagccgatcaataatttaaaaatgtttgaactGTGACATCATGGGAGTATCTGTCCTTTCAAGACAATGACTTAGAAAAAGAACAGCGTTCTTCTTGT of Rhinolophus sinicus isolate RSC01 linkage group LG05, ASM3656204v1, whole genome shotgun sequence contains these proteins:
- the STX11 gene encoding syntaxin-11 isoform X2 — translated: MKDRLSDLLELSKQYDQHFPDGDIELDSPHEDIEFETDHLLESLYRDIQDLQYENQQLMVDVKRLGKQNVRFLTSMRRLSSIKRDTNSIAKDIKARGESIHRKLCAMKVLSEEAEAQHGPHSAVARIARAQYSALTRNFQRAMHEYNQAEMKQRDNCKIRIQRQLEIMGKDVSGDQIEDMFEQGKWDVFSENLLADVKGARAALNEIESRHRELLRLETRIRDIHDLFLQMAMLVEEQAETLNVIEFNVEKTLDYTGQAKAHVKKTLEYKKKNPCRTICCFCCPCLN
- the STX11 gene encoding syntaxin-11 isoform X1 translates to MELQQGDEMDEEEENEKKIVSQPQSKMKDRLSDLLELSKQYDQHFPDGDIELDSPHEDIEFETDHLLESLYRDIQDLQYENQQLMVDVKRLGKQNVRFLTSMRRLSSIKRDTNSIAKDIKARGESIHRKLCAMKVLSEEAEAQHGPHSAVARIARAQYSALTRNFQRAMHEYNQAEMKQRDNCKIRIQRQLEIMGKDVSGDQIEDMFEQGKWDVFSENLLADVKGARAALNEIESRHRELLRLETRIRDIHDLFLQMAMLVEEQAETLNVIEFNVEKTLDYTGQAKAHVKKTLEYKKKNPCRTICCFCCPCLN